One segment of Thermococcus sp. AM4 DNA contains the following:
- a CDS encoding HEPN domain-containing protein, producing MDEVSRNLALSEENLSEARLLLEHSYYRGAVSRAYYAMFHAAKALLLMKDYNPRKHAGVLKILGLEFVKEGYIEETYAKAFKYAFDMRSKADYNVMVEIDEETAEEIIEEAERFIEAVKKALKKLT from the coding sequence TTGGATGAGGTTTCCAGGAACCTGGCTCTCTCGGAGGAGAACCTCAGCGAAGCGAGACTCCTCTTGGAGCACAGCTACTACAGGGGAGCGGTTTCACGGGCCTATTACGCCATGTTTCACGCCGCAAAGGCGCTCCTCCTGATGAAGGACTACAACCCCAGAAAGCACGCGGGAGTTCTGAAGATACTTGGACTGGAATTCGTGAAGGAAGGCTACATTGAGGAAACCTACGCAAAGGCCTTCAAGTACGCCTTTGATATGAGAAGCAAGGCGGACTACAACGTGATGGTCGAGATTGACGAAGAGACAGCGGAAGAGATAATCGAAGAAGCCGAGAGATTCATTGAGGCAGTTAAAAAAGCCCTGAAAAAGCTCACTTGA
- a CDS encoding nucleotidyltransferase domain-containing protein, with protein sequence MGKQEAVEYFVELLKERFGERIKEVILFGSVARGDAEEDSDIDVLVIGEGITQREISELTWEVLMETGEVVSAIVESPDEFERTKNSSFHRTVLREGVPVG encoded by the coding sequence ATGGGAAAGCAAGAGGCCGTTGAGTACTTCGTGGAGCTCCTGAAAGAGAGGTTTGGAGAAAGAATAAAGGAAGTTATCCTCTTCGGCTCCGTAGCGAGGGGAGACGCCGAGGAGGACAGCGACATAGACGTTCTCGTCATAGGAGAGGGGATAACCCAGAGAGAAATCTCGGAACTGACGTGGGAGGTTCTAATGGAAACTGGGGAGGTCGTGTCCGCCATAGTGGAAAGCCCAGATGAGTTCGAGCGGACGAAGAACAGTTCGTTTCACAGGACGGTTCTCAGGGAGGGCGTTCCAGTTGGATGA